One part of the Salinivirga cyanobacteriivorans genome encodes these proteins:
- a CDS encoding DUF2141 domain-containing protein yields MNKLLIVLGLSLLGQVLLAQNYDITIEITGFKSHSGNCIVTLFDNSHCFSANDKGISQVKKAITKAKTCTVTFKNIPKGNYAIIAFHDENTDGALNRNLLGMPKEGVGNSNNHKGKPSFEKSRFILLANRSVKIEIKYQ; encoded by the coding sequence ATGAATAAATTACTAATAGTATTAGGTCTAAGTTTGCTAGGTCAGGTTTTATTGGCTCAAAACTATGATATAACTATTGAGATTACAGGGTTTAAGAGCCATAGCGGCAATTGCATTGTCACCCTTTTTGATAACTCACATTGTTTTAGCGCTAATGATAAGGGTATTTCACAGGTAAAAAAAGCCATCACAAAAGCTAAAACATGTACTGTCACATTTAAAAATATACCTAAAGGGAATTACGCAATAATAGCCTTTCATGATGAGAATACAGATGGTGCATTAAATAGGAACCTACTGGGCATGCCGAAGGAGGGCGTTGGTAATTCAAATAATCATAAAGGCAAGCCTTCTTTTGAGAAATCAAGGTTCATTTTGCTAGCCAACAGATCAGTAAAAATAGAAATTAAATACCAATAA
- a CDS encoding TolC family protein — MIKHRLTLFLVSIINAISVNGQDTVNYNLDKLIEIAVKHNHNVQISRNNVDIAENNASLGNAGILPEISLTGNASLSSNDTKAEFSGNIPTSEQDGAKSINYGGGVEMSRTLFQGFYSVNKYKKLKSQAELSGIKLQTEIENTIVAVTRSYYTYLSIVKDHNIAIENLTISKERLKKVENNLLFGQSNKNERLNAQSALNADSIQLLNLENQRKKAYHDLLKSLGKEIKNIADIKSQKLPLDLLLLNYNQLKSKLEENNKSLKQAKTNIGISQLEYKMTKASRFPNIKLSTGYGYNQQEFDVGVLTYNRTLGFDVGISLSYNLFDFGQRRKNIQNAKIALQNEKLNIDKIELQLNQDFEKAWSDYTLQLKSIEIEKKNLTNEKARFQNVKDQYYLGQTDNLTFRDAQLSLARAKSQLFNARINAKLAELELLRISGALVK; from the coding sequence ATGATTAAACATAGGTTAACATTATTTTTAGTAAGTATCATAAACGCTATATCGGTTAATGGACAGGATACTGTTAATTACAATCTTGATAAACTTATTGAGATTGCTGTTAAGCATAATCATAACGTCCAAATTTCAAGAAATAATGTAGATATTGCAGAAAACAATGCAAGTTTAGGTAATGCAGGTATATTACCCGAAATATCACTTACAGGAAATGCTTCCTTGTCCAGTAATGATACAAAAGCCGAATTTAGCGGAAATATCCCTACATCAGAGCAGGACGGTGCTAAATCAATAAATTATGGCGGTGGGGTTGAAATGTCAAGAACGCTTTTCCAGGGATTTTATTCAGTCAATAAATATAAAAAACTAAAATCACAGGCAGAATTATCGGGCATTAAGCTACAAACAGAAATTGAAAATACAATTGTTGCAGTTACAAGGTCTTATTACACATACCTTTCAATTGTAAAAGATCATAATATTGCTATAGAGAATCTGACAATTTCAAAGGAAAGATTAAAAAAAGTTGAAAATAACTTGCTTTTTGGGCAAAGCAACAAAAACGAACGCTTAAATGCACAAAGTGCCCTAAACGCAGATTCAATTCAATTGCTTAACCTGGAAAACCAACGAAAAAAAGCTTATCATGATTTACTCAAATCCTTAGGAAAAGAAATCAAAAATATAGCAGATATAAAATCCCAAAAATTGCCACTTGATTTATTACTTTTGAATTATAATCAATTAAAATCGAAATTAGAAGAAAACAACAAAAGCTTAAAACAAGCAAAAACCAATATAGGAATTTCACAGTTAGAATATAAAATGACCAAAGCCAGCCGTTTCCCTAATATAAAGCTCTCAACAGGATATGGTTATAATCAGCAGGAGTTTGATGTAGGGGTACTGACATATAATAGAACTTTAGGTTTTGATGTGGGCATCTCTCTTAGCTACAATTTATTTGATTTTGGGCAGAGAAGAAAAAATATTCAAAATGCGAAAATAGCGTTACAGAACGAAAAACTAAACATTGATAAAATAGAATTGCAGCTTAATCAGGATTTTGAAAAAGCATGGTCAGACTATACACTTCAATTAAAATCTATTGAGATTGAAAAGAAAAATTTAACAAATGAAAAAGCACGATTTCAAAATGTGAAAGATCAATATTATTTAGGCCAAACCGATAACTTAACTTTTCGCGATGCTCAGCTTAGTCTTGCACGTGCAAAATCTCAATTATTTAATGCCCGAATTAATGCCAAACTTGCTGAACTGGAATTGTTGAGAATATCAGGGGCGCTGGTTAAATAA
- a CDS encoding DUF2269 family protein, translated as MRKLTPKQTKLLKSIHVLAAGVWITTGLVMLSFETFMPEKIQTGEHLYMANYILYFIDTKILPPAAITCLLTGLIYSVFTKWGFFKHNWIIFKWIVTIVLILLGTFASEPLIIKMLELSKAEGITALNNSYYELISNGQFILGLVMLSTLIVTVFISVFKPLKKRK; from the coding sequence ATGAGAAAACTCACCCCTAAACAAACCAAATTATTAAAAAGTATTCATGTTTTAGCGGCCGGTGTTTGGATAACCACTGGCTTAGTTATGTTATCATTTGAAACTTTTATGCCTGAAAAAATTCAAACAGGAGAACATTTATATATGGCCAATTATATTTTGTATTTTATCGATACAAAAATATTGCCTCCGGCAGCTATCACTTGCTTGCTTACAGGATTAATATATTCCGTTTTTACCAAATGGGGTTTCTTTAAACATAACTGGATTATATTTAAATGGATTGTAACTATTGTTCTCATTCTTTTAGGCACATTTGCTTCAGAGCCATTAATTATAAAAATGCTAGAATTATCTAAAGCTGAAGGGATAACGGCACTGAATAATAGTTATTACGAATTAATTTCAAATGGGCAGTTTATACTTGGTCTGGTGATGTTATCAACACTCATAGTAACGGTTTTTATTTCAGTTTTTAAGCCTTTAAAAAAAAGGAAGTAG
- a CDS encoding type IV toxin-antitoxin system AbiEi family antitoxin domain-containing protein has product MNAKKYIKYLLSIENYSFSVDEVVQATDGTRNSLKFELHRLSEKGEVINLRKGFYLIITPRYSSAKKLPIQLYCEKLFNYLNRKYYIGLFSAAKFHGAGHQQVQRDYLITEQPKFNDISKSTIDIRFFTTRNWPAKNIQIKKSDAGIYKMSSPALTIVDLIHHQTKLGGINRMLTTIEELVEEMTSDDLEELLDWYVNISTLQRFGFLLEELELNADFQEMIFSKLKSVKFFPVLLSPKSKEKPGAVDNKWKVDVNVKLERDL; this is encoded by the coding sequence ATGAATGCAAAAAAATATATAAAATACCTGTTATCTATTGAAAACTATTCATTCTCAGTCGATGAGGTTGTACAGGCTACTGATGGTACCAGAAATTCTCTAAAATTCGAACTACATAGATTATCAGAAAAAGGAGAAGTTATAAATCTACGTAAAGGATTTTATTTGATTATAACGCCCAGATATTCTTCTGCAAAGAAACTACCTATTCAACTTTATTGCGAAAAGCTATTCAACTATCTGAACAGAAAATACTACATTGGATTATTCTCTGCAGCAAAATTTCATGGAGCGGGCCATCAACAAGTTCAGCGAGATTATTTGATAACAGAGCAACCCAAATTTAACGATATATCAAAAAGCACAATAGATATCCGTTTCTTCACAACAAGGAACTGGCCTGCAAAAAACATTCAAATAAAAAAATCTGATGCAGGAATTTATAAGATGTCAAGTCCTGCGCTTACAATTGTTGACTTAATACATCATCAAACGAAGTTAGGAGGGATAAACCGCATGCTTACTACCATAGAGGAGCTGGTGGAGGAGATGACTAGTGATGATTTGGAAGAATTACTGGATTGGTATGTGAATATCAGCACCTTGCAACGATTTGGTTTTTTATTAGAAGAACTTGAATTAAATGCCGATTTTCAGGAAATGATTTTTAGTAAACTAAAATCCGTAAAATTCTTTCCTGTTTTGCTATCTCCAAAATCAAAAGAAAAGCCAGGTGCTGTTGATAATAAGTGGAAAGTTGATGTGAACGTAAAATTAGAAAGAGATTTATGA